A stretch of Christensenellaceae bacterium DNA encodes these proteins:
- a CDS encoding NADH dehydrogenase, whose protein sequence is MSERSIVPFGPQHPVLPEPIHLDLVLEDEKVIEAVPSIGFIHRGLEKLVEKKDFQEYVYVAERICGICSFMHGMGYCEAVEHIMDVELPPRAKYLRTIWCEMSRVHSHLLWLGLLADAFGYESLFMQSWRMREKILDMFEYSTGGRVIFSVNKIGGQRKDMDADMLRQFLVVFDGIESELRPLASAFLDDYAVASRLKDVGFLTRQQAHDLGAVGPFMRASGIALDTRKLGYAAYPDLDFEPITSDVGDSYARCDVRIREIYQSIDIIRQAAAKIPDGEVAVPVKGMPDGEYMMRVEQPRGEAIYYVKANGSKFLDRVRVRTPTFANLPGMLETLKGSQFADIPILILTIDPCISCTER, encoded by the coding sequence ATGTCTGAACGCAGCATCGTACCTTTCGGTCCGCAGCATCCGGTTTTGCCGGAACCCATTCACCTGGATCTCGTGCTGGAGGACGAAAAGGTTATTGAAGCGGTTCCCTCGATCGGCTTCATCCACAGGGGACTTGAGAAGCTGGTGGAGAAAAAAGATTTCCAGGAATATGTTTACGTGGCGGAGCGCATCTGCGGTATTTGCAGCTTCATGCACGGCATGGGCTACTGCGAGGCCGTAGAGCATATCATGGACGTGGAGCTGCCGCCGCGCGCAAAGTACCTGCGCACGATCTGGTGCGAAATGTCCCGCGTACACAGTCATCTTTTATGGCTGGGGCTTTTGGCGGACGCTTTTGGCTACGAAAGCCTTTTCATGCAGTCGTGGCGCATGCGCGAAAAGATTCTCGATATGTTCGAATATTCCACCGGCGGGCGCGTCATCTTTTCCGTCAACAAGATCGGCGGACAGCGCAAGGATATGGATGCGGATATGCTCCGCCAGTTTCTCGTCGTTTTTGACGGTATCGAAAGCGAGCTTAGACCTCTGGCAAGCGCCTTTCTCGACGACTATGCCGTTGCCAGCCGCTTAAAGGATGTGGGCTTTTTGACTAGGCAACAGGCGCACGATTTGGGCGCGGTGGGCCCCTTTATGCGCGCGAGCGGCATTGCGCTCGATACGCGTAAGCTCGGCTATGCCGCTTATCCCGATCTCGATTTCGAACCGATCACCAGCGATGTTGGCGACAGCTATGCGCGCTGCGACGTTCGTATCCGCGAAATTTACCAGTCTATCGACATCATCCGCCAGGCGGCGGCCAAAATACCGGACGGCGAAGTAGCCGTTCCTGTCAAGGGAATGCCGGACGGCGAATATATGATGCGTGTGGAGCAGCCGCGCGGCGAAGCGATTTATTATGTGAAAGCCAACGGCAGCAAATTTTTGGATCGTGTGCGCGTGCGCACCCCTACCTTTGCCAACCTGCCCGGTATGCTTGAGACGCTGAAAGGGTCGCAGTTCGCGGATATTCCGATCCTGATTTTAACGATCGATCCATGCATTAGCTGCACCGAGAGGTAA
- a CDS encoding NADH ubiquinone oxidoreductase, with the protein MFKVSKSPWLLHYDGSSCNGCDIEVLACLTPVYDVERFGVINTGNPKHADIFLITGGINEQNKPVVQQIYEQMPSPKVVVAVGICACNGGIFKECYNIIGGVDTTIPVDIYVPGCAARPEAIIDGVIKAVALLDEKRKAMLAGEAKEA; encoded by the coding sequence ATGTTCAAAGTTTCAAAATCGCCGTGGCTTTTGCATTACGATGGTTCGAGCTGTAACGGCTGCGATATAGAAGTTCTCGCCTGCCTGACGCCCGTCTATGACGTGGAGCGGTTCGGCGTTATCAATACCGGTAATCCCAAGCATGCGGATATTTTCCTCATCACCGGCGGGATTAACGAACAAAACAAGCCGGTCGTACAGCAGATTTATGAGCAGATGCCTTCCCCGAAAGTTGTGGTGGCGGTGGGGATCTGCGCGTGCAACGGCGGGATTTTCAAAGAATGCTATAATATTATCGGCGGCGTGGATACTACGATCCCCGTTGATATTTACGTGCCCGGATGCGCCGCGCGGCCGGAGGCCATTATTGACGGCGTCATCAAGGCTGTCGCCCTGCTCGATGAAAAGCGCAAGGCGATGCTGGCGGGCGAAGCAAAGGAGGCATAA
- a CDS encoding ech hydrogenase subunit EchB, which produces MTWQIITMLLYIVLAPFLGGLLQGFDRKITARMQGRQGPPLLQPFYDVSKLFKKQSLIVNRVQDFLVVGFLLFVVFTGALFFWGGDMLLVFFALTLAEIFFIMSASSTNSPFSSMAAQRELLQVMTYEPMVLLVAIGFYVATGSFNVSNIVASDMPSIVYLPGIFGGFLYILTIKFRKSPFDLSTSHHAHQEMVKGITTELSGNILGLVEIAHWYENIFLLGVVGLFVVYSPWQSVFIAIAVCLAAYFLEILIDNVFPRVKWQSMLKSAWLVTLIAGCTNLMILVLVK; this is translated from the coding sequence ATGACCTGGCAGATTATAACCATGCTTTTATATATTGTACTCGCCCCGTTTCTCGGCGGATTGCTGCAGGGCTTTGACCGCAAGATCACTGCGCGCATGCAGGGACGGCAGGGTCCCCCGCTTCTCCAGCCTTTTTACGATGTCAGCAAGCTGTTCAAAAAGCAGTCCCTCATCGTAAACCGCGTACAGGATTTTCTTGTGGTGGGATTTCTGCTCTTTGTCGTATTCACCGGAGCACTCTTTTTCTGGGGCGGCGATATGCTGCTCGTATTCTTTGCTTTGACGCTGGCGGAAATTTTCTTTATCATGTCCGCCAGTTCCACGAACTCTCCGTTCAGCTCTATGGCCGCGCAGCGCGAACTTTTGCAGGTCATGACCTACGAGCCTATGGTGCTGCTCGTCGCCATTGGTTTTTATGTCGCGACGGGAAGCTTCAACGTTTCCAATATCGTCGCCAGCGACATGCCGTCCATCGTATACCTGCCGGGTATTTTCGGCGGCTTCCTTTATATCCTGACGATCAAGTTCCGTAAATCGCCCTTTGACTTAAGCACGTCCCACCATGCGCACCAGGAAATGGTCAAGGGCATTACGACGGAGCTTTCCGGCAATATCCTCGGCTTAGTGGAGATCGCCCACTGGTATGAAAATATTTTCCTGCTGGGCGTTGTCGGGTTGTTTGTCGTATATAGCCCCTGGCAGAGCGTTTTCATTGCCATCGCGGTCTGCCTCGCGGCTTATTTCCTGGAAATATTGATCGACAACGTATTCCCCCGCGTCAAGTGGCAGAGCATGCTGAAATCCGCATGGCTGGTGACGCTGATCGCGGGCTGCACAAATCTGATGATCCTTGTGCTTGTGAAATAG
- a CDS encoding oxidoreductase encodes MTIIAFLILFPFAAALVLAFMRHGTPVRRTTLFVFCGVIVAAVIYFVAQSLSTGHTVSYLEQTHSLDMLILVAEWLLAALVCYYSFRYKKYYCAILSVVQTALITWLELSGQNQVQVAAHIFSDNLTIVMCLIIGVVGCLICVYAMGYMKDYKAHHSEFKDRRSFFFAMLFVFLGAMFGLVFSNNLTWMYFFWEITSICSFLLIGYNQTQEAVNNSFKALWMNLLGGLGFAIAIVYCALQLHVADLQSLVLLGSNVTYAIIPVILLAFAGLTKSAQLPFSGWLLGAMVAPTPTSALLHSATMVKAGVFLLLRLSPALFGNLAGLMVTTIGGFTFFVTSLLAISQSDGKKVLAYSTVSNLGLIAACAGVGMYEAVWAGILLMIFHAVSKSLMFLSVGAVENSLGSRNIEDMHGLIVKLPRLAYVMIIGIAGMFLAPFGMLISKWAALRAFVDSNSILLVIFLIFGSATTLFYWTKWLGTLVSMHHNSKPIKNITKKSEWFSLLCHSVIMVVLCITFPLLSTYFIEPFLSGMFHITMPAIIGPGNLTIMIMMLVLMALLPVAVRFLPISKKNTFVLSYMGGANTGDDRSFTDSLGRPKQMYLTNWYMDSLFGERKILNLSLILSSAALVILMILTIGGAV; translated from the coding sequence TTGACGATTATTGCATTTTTGATTTTATTTCCTTTTGCGGCCGCGCTCGTGCTGGCGTTTATGCGCCATGGAACTCCCGTGCGCAGGACTACGTTGTTTGTTTTCTGCGGGGTGATCGTTGCCGCAGTCATCTACTTTGTGGCACAAAGCCTTTCTACGGGGCACACCGTGTCCTATTTAGAGCAGACGCATTCGCTCGACATGCTGATCCTGGTCGCCGAGTGGCTGCTGGCAGCTCTCGTTTGCTACTACAGCTTCCGCTACAAAAAATATTATTGCGCGATCCTCTCCGTCGTCCAGACGGCCCTTATCACCTGGCTGGAGCTTTCCGGCCAAAACCAGGTGCAGGTCGCCGCGCATATCTTTTCGGACAACCTGACCATCGTCATGTGCCTCATCATCGGCGTCGTCGGCTGTCTCATCTGCGTATACGCGATGGGTTATATGAAAGATTACAAGGCGCACCACTCTGAGTTCAAGGACAGGCGCTCGTTCTTTTTCGCCATGCTTTTTGTATTTTTAGGCGCGATGTTCGGCCTCGTGTTCTCCAATAACCTCACATGGATGTATTTCTTCTGGGAAATCACCAGTATCTGTTCTTTCCTGCTCATCGGTTACAACCAAACGCAGGAGGCGGTCAATAATTCTTTCAAGGCTTTATGGATGAATCTTTTGGGTGGCCTTGGTTTTGCCATCGCCATCGTCTATTGCGCCTTGCAGCTCCACGTCGCCGATTTGCAGAGCCTCGTTCTCCTCGGCTCCAATGTTACGTATGCCATCATTCCGGTCATCCTACTCGCGTTTGCAGGGCTTACCAAAAGCGCCCAGTTACCTTTCTCCGGCTGGCTTTTAGGCGCAATGGTCGCGCCCACGCCGACGAGCGCGCTGCTGCATTCCGCGACTATGGTCAAGGCCGGCGTCTTTTTACTATTGCGGTTATCCCCCGCGTTGTTCGGCAACCTCGCGGGCCTGATGGTGACAACCATAGGCGGGTTTACTTTCTTTGTCACTTCCCTGCTTGCCATTTCGCAAAGCGACGGGAAAAAAGTGCTGGCCTATTCTACGGTATCCAACCTTGGCCTCATTGCCGCCTGCGCGGGCGTAGGCATGTATGAAGCCGTTTGGGCGGGCATTTTGCTGATGATCTTCCACGCGGTTTCCAAATCCCTGATGTTCCTGTCCGTGGGCGCTGTGGAAAACAGCCTCGGCAGCCGGAACATCGAGGACATGCACGGCCTTATCGTCAAGCTTCCGCGCCTTGCTTACGTTATGATCATCGGTATCGCGGGCATGTTCTTAGCCCCGTTCGGCATGCTGATCTCCAAATGGGCAGCCCTGCGGGCTTTCGTAGATTCTAACAGTATTCTGCTTGTGATTTTCCTGATCTTCGGCAGCGCCACCACCCTTTTCTATTGGACGAAATGGCTGGGAACGCTTGTTTCCATGCACCACAACTCAAAACCGATCAAAAACATCACCAAAAAAAGCGAATGGTTTTCCCTGCTTTGCCACAGCGTTATCATGGTGGTTTTGTGTATCACCTTTCCGCTGTTATCGACATACTTCATCGAACCGTTCTTATCCGGCATGTTCCATATCACCATGCCGGCGATCATCGGTCCCGGGAACCTGACCATCATGATCATGATGCTGGTGCTGATGGCCCTGCTGCCCGTTGCCGTGCGCTTTTTGCCCATCAGCAAAAAGAACACCTTTGTCTTATCCTACATGGGCGGCGCCAATACCGGCGACGACCGCAGCTTTACGGACTCTCTGGGCAGGCCCAAGCAGATGTACCTGACGAACTGGTATATGGACAGCCTGTTCGGCGAGCGCAAAATACTGAACCTTTCGCTGATCCTTTCCTCGGCGGCGCTTGTAATACTGATGATTCTGACGATCGGAGGCGCTGTATAA